The following coding sequences are from one Deltaproteobacteria bacterium window:
- a CDS encoding acyl-CoA thioesterase yields MDLPITYRGVVYPWQCDHMGHMNVMWYVGKFDEATWQFFSTFGLTPSFLREQGRGMAAVQQNITYKRELRAGDIVSIRSGVLEVKEKAIRFFHEMRNDETDEIAATAEMTGVHLDTVRRKSCPFPEQVFERARALIVTGNGTSQARAGHCRP; encoded by the coding sequence TTGGATCTTCCGATCACGTATCGCGGCGTTGTCTACCCCTGGCAGTGCGACCACATGGGCCATATGAACGTGATGTGGTACGTCGGGAAGTTCGACGAGGCCACCTGGCAGTTCTTCTCAACGTTCGGCCTGACCCCGTCCTTCCTGCGGGAACAGGGTCGCGGCATGGCCGCCGTCCAGCAGAACATCACGTACAAGCGCGAGTTGCGCGCGGGGGATATCGTATCGATACGGTCCGGAGTCCTGGAGGTGAAGGAGAAGGCCATCCGGTTTTTCCACGAGATGCGCAACGACGAGACGGATGAGATCGCTGCGACCGCGGAGATGACCGGGGTGCACCTGGATACCGTGCGGAGAAAATCGTGCCCGTTTCCGGAGCAGGTGTTCGAGCGCGCTCGCGCGTTGATCGTCACGGGGAATGGAACATCGCAGGCGCGTGCAGGACATTGCCGACCTTGA